The following are encoded together in the Pleurocapsa sp. FMAR1 genome:
- a CDS encoding class I SAM-dependent methyltransferase, which translates to MLEQSTREKLYKAFNEKNAVQRYFSRKLFVFLEKLGFHVVGDHFYEPIPNTKLIQAQYSDRPRLCHHIDFKFEQAEQEAIELLEQWGNHFYNAVSRYGYDEANYYYRGLDAILLYCYIRETKPHSIIEVGQGISTKIILAALEDNYQETQIKPKFVSIDPYSRFILEDKEVVGVEVELMRIPLQKVPLSLFSDLNKSDLLFIDSSHIYKFGSDVEYLFEQIYPNIGKGVSIQIHDICSPYHYPLNWLTEEKRFWNEQYYLENLLRFNQEFEILIPVYYLLKKSKTIKQKCSTICTYKDFSLMGYSFYIKRKSEQ; encoded by the coding sequence ATGCTTGAACAATCCACAAGAGAAAAACTATACAAAGCATTTAATGAAAAAAATGCTGTTCAACGTTACTTTAGTCGCAAACTATTTGTATTTTTAGAAAAGCTCGGATTTCATGTTGTAGGGGATCATTTTTATGAACCAATTCCTAATACCAAATTAATTCAAGCCCAGTATAGCGATCGACCTCGCCTTTGCCATCATATTGATTTCAAATTCGAGCAAGCAGAACAAGAAGCGATCGAGCTTTTAGAGCAATGGGGAAATCACTTTTACAATGCGGTTAGTAGATATGGCTATGATGAAGCTAATTATTATTACAGAGGCTTAGATGCTATCTTACTATATTGTTATATTCGCGAAACAAAGCCGCACTCTATCATAGAAGTTGGACAAGGAATTTCTACTAAGATAATCTTAGCTGCTTTAGAGGACAATTATCAAGAAACCCAGATAAAGCCTAAATTTGTTTCAATCGATCCTTATAGTCGTTTTATATTAGAAGATAAAGAAGTAGTTGGTGTTGAAGTAGAATTGATGCGAATTCCCTTACAAAAAGTTCCTTTGAGCCTTTTTTCTGATCTTAATAAGTCAGATCTACTTTTTATTGATTCTAGTCATATCTACAAGTTTGGCAGTGATGTTGAGTATTTGTTTGAGCAAATATATCCTAATATCGGCAAAGGAGTATCTATACAAATACATGACATTTGTTCGCCCTATCATTACCCATTGAATTGGTTGACTGAAGAAAAAAGATTTTGGAACGAGCAGTACTATTTAGAAAACCTTTTACGTTTTAATCAAGAATTTGAGATTTTGATTCCCGTTTACTATCTCCTAAAAAAATCGAAAACTATTAAGCAAAAATGTAGTACAATTTGTACTTATAAAGATTTTAGTTTGATGGGATATTCTTTTTATATTAAAAGAAAGTCCGAGCAATGA
- a CDS encoding glycosyltransferase has product MELNRNFVNYLLSPETVKSWRQQYVSSPEEICILNVGSTHQRKNIITVLKVVKAIAEREIPVRLWKIGDDFTIEQKQFIRDRSLDKHVTFLAKPNREALICFYNAANVLLAPSLYEGFGLTILEGMACGLPVIASNVPSLPEIADDSAILVNPTDVEAIVRAILRIQKDYKYRQELVN; this is encoded by the coding sequence ATGGAGTTGAATCGCAATTTCGTCAATTATCTATTATCTCCTGAAACAGTAAAAAGTTGGCGACAGCAATATGTTAGTTCTCCAGAAGAAATTTGTATCTTAAATGTTGGTTCAACCCATCAGCGTAAAAATATTATCACTGTATTAAAAGTAGTAAAAGCGATCGCCGAACGCGAAATACCTGTTCGCCTATGGAAAATTGGTGATGACTTTACCATTGAGCAAAAACAGTTTATCCGCGATCGCTCCTTAGATAAACATGTAACTTTTCTCGCCAAGCCCAATCGCGAGGCGTTGATTTGCTTTTATAATGCTGCTAATGTGTTGTTAGCACCTTCACTTTACGAAGGTTTTGGTCTAACCATATTAGAAGGTATGGCTTGCGGTTTACCCGTAATTGCTTCCAATGTCCCATCTTTACCTGAAATAGCTGATGATAGCGCGATTTTAGTCAATCCAACCGATGTTGAAGCCATTGTTCGAGCAATATTGCGTATTCAAAAAGATTATAAGTATCGTCAAGAGTTAGTCAACTAA
- a CDS encoding glycosyltransferase family 4 protein has protein sequence MIVADRTIAVSTNTARDITNYLNINPIKVTVVPNGVESQFRQLSIIS, from the coding sequence ATTATTGTCGCCGATCGCACTATTGCCGTTTCAACTAATACTGCTCGAGATATTACTAATTATTTAAATATAAACCCCATAAAAGTAACTGTTGTTCCCAATGGAGTTGAATCGCAATTTCGTCAATTATCTATTATCTCCTGA
- a CDS encoding acyltransferase family protein produces MQRIIVPYLFWSGFYLISKSIIFLMNDHTSKIQKLFFAPLAIILFGAASYHLYFLPLLANRTLLLCLANYFSQKQNSLALLSLFSVLSIVVYQLLLTSNNSFDLDTYTAFDKVLDSTSATSWNYSILRILLVNLSWILRCLPYFLISILLNRFLLQNNYKWLYKQQTAVLLFFGFLSINIMGENFIPSAVNEIAIAFLLLLWGISISHYFKDNKNNAVITNLGLCSFGIYLIHPLVKSVVEIIIIKLIPPLTQSVSLTSILVYSVSSFLISWVLVAVLLKNKVFSQYM; encoded by the coding sequence ATGCAGCGGATTATTGTCCCATATTTGTTTTGGAGTGGTTTTTATTTAATATCCAAATCAATTATTTTTTTGATGAACGATCACACCAGTAAAATTCAGAAGTTATTTTTCGCTCCCTTGGCAATTATTTTATTTGGTGCTGCTTCTTATCATTTATATTTCTTACCTCTGCTAGCTAATAGAACTTTATTATTATGCCTGGCTAACTATTTTAGTCAAAAGCAAAATTCTCTAGCACTATTATCTTTATTTTCTGTATTAAGTATTGTGGTCTATCAATTGTTATTAACATCTAATAATTCTTTTGATCTAGATACTTATACAGCCTTTGACAAAGTATTGGATTCAACATCTGCAACTAGCTGGAATTATTCTATTTTAAGAATTCTTTTAGTAAATTTATCCTGGATTTTAAGATGTTTACCATATTTCTTGATTTCTATACTCCTTAATCGATTTTTATTGCAAAACAATTATAAATGGCTTTATAAACAACAAACTGCTGTATTACTATTTTTTGGCTTTTTGTCTATTAATATTATGGGAGAAAACTTTATCCCTAGTGCAGTAAATGAAATAGCGATCGCTTTTTTATTACTATTATGGGGAATTTCAATTTCTCACTATTTTAAAGATAATAAAAATAATGCTGTAATAACTAATTTAGGCTTATGCTCCTTTGGTATTTATTTAATTCATCCCCTGGTTAAAAGCGTAGTAGAAATCATAATTATTAAGCTAATACCTCCGCTTACCCAAAGTGTTTCTCTAACTTCAATATTGGTTTACTCTGTATCTAGTTTTTTAATTAGTTGGGTCTTGGTTGCAGTTTTGCTAAAAAACAAAGTATTTTCTCAATATATGTAA
- a CDS encoding glycosyltransferase — protein MSNSSLLKPKLRVLFVSHTYVVGVNQGKLEAIANTKEVELALLAPNNWKALEWNRFLNLETPCPQIRIYSAPVLFTGRVGAHLYAPWKIWQVINDFQPDLIQVEEEIFSLCALEVAVLAKLYQKPMVIFGWENQQRSLLLPRQWIRNYVMGATNLYLAGNQDGATVISNWGYKGKIEVMPQMGVDTDLFAPKIVNNNQNQLNIGFLGRLVPEKGIDILFTAVSQLRQQGLNCRITICGSGSSETDLRQMAAQRKIADVVTWKGAVRHEEAPQEIGQFDVLVLPSRTVDTWKEQFGHVIIEAMAMGIPVVGSDCGEIPNVIANRNLIFPEEDATALAVILKRAIADLDWRQEMGKYGIERVQKYYSHERIAQRLIDLWQKIISNSN, from the coding sequence ATGAGTAATTCAAGTTTATTAAAGCCTAAATTGCGAGTTTTGTTTGTCAGTCATACCTACGTGGTGGGAGTAAATCAGGGGAAACTTGAGGCGATCGCCAATACAAAAGAGGTAGAATTAGCTTTGCTGGCTCCTAATAACTGGAAAGCTTTGGAATGGAATCGCTTTCTAAATTTAGAAACACCTTGTCCTCAAATTCGTATTTACTCAGCACCAGTTTTGTTTACAGGTAGAGTTGGCGCACATTTATATGCACCCTGGAAAATCTGGCAAGTCATCAATGATTTTCAGCCAGACTTAATTCAAGTCGAAGAAGAAATTTTTTCTCTGTGTGCTTTAGAGGTAGCCGTTTTGGCAAAACTTTATCAAAAGCCTATGGTAATTTTTGGTTGGGAAAATCAACAGCGCTCTCTTCTTTTGCCCAGACAATGGATACGTAATTATGTCATGGGCGCAACCAATCTTTATCTTGCAGGAAATCAAGACGGTGCGACAGTAATTAGTAACTGGGGTTACAAAGGAAAAATTGAAGTCATGCCTCAAATGGGAGTAGATACCGATTTATTTGCTCCTAAAATCGTCAACAATAACCAAAATCAACTAAATATTGGTTTTCTGGGCAGATTAGTTCCAGAAAAAGGAATTGATATTTTATTCACTGCTGTCAGCCAATTACGTCAACAAGGTTTGAATTGCCGAATAACTATTTGTGGTTCTGGTTCTAGTGAAACTGACTTGCGACAAATGGCAGCCCAGCGAAAGATAGCGGATGTTGTTACCTGGAAGGGGGCAGTTCGTCATGAAGAAGCCCCTCAAGAAATTGGTCAATTTGATGTTTTGGTGCTTCCTTCCCGTACTGTTGATACTTGGAAAGAACAGTTTGGTCACGTCATTATTGAGGCAATGGCAATGGGTATTCCTGTAGTCGGTTCTGACTGTGGTGAAATTCCTAATGTGATCGCCAATCGCAATCTGATATTTCCTGAAGAAGATGCTACAGCCTTAGCCGTAATTTTGAAGCGAGCGATCGCCGATCTAGATTGGCGACAGGAAATGGGTAAATATGGCATCGAACGAGTGCAAAAATACTATTCTCACGAACGAATTGCTCAAAGATTAATTGATTTGTGGCAAAAGATAATCTCAAATTCAAATTAA
- a CDS encoding glycosyltransferase — protein MTKEHLVSIVINNYNYARFLAEAIDSALNQTYTQTEIIVVDDGSTDNSRQIIAQYGDRIIPILQPNGKQASAFNNGFANSKGDIIIFLDSDDYLLTEAVAKIVAIWKPNLAKVHYRLNVVDGVGKSLGYSCPQGSSPLSQGKVCQTLLEKAGYVSTPTSGNALNRQVLSKLLPIPDEYKLTADDYLSFQVPFYGEIAAIEEPLGVYRIHDSNQWALATVTGDRFKRFVLHDLQNFALLVKKARELGYEIPTDLEQRGVGRLWSRIISLRLNGQTHPVKSDRPTKLIYQGIRSLWKYSDFNVPKRLVYSIWFIWVGLMPLPLAKLAIAWLYAPHQRPKLIDWTVNKFRQLAS, from the coding sequence ATGACCAAAGAACATTTAGTAAGTATAGTTATCAACAATTATAATTATGCTCGCTTTTTGGCTGAAGCAATTGATAGTGCTTTGAATCAAACTTATACCCAAACAGAAATAATTGTGGTTGATGATGGCTCAACCGATAATTCTCGTCAGATTATAGCTCAGTATGGCGATCGCATTATTCCTATTCTGCAACCTAATGGCAAACAAGCATCCGCATTTAATAATGGATTTGCCAATAGTAAAGGGGATATTATCATCTTTCTCGATTCTGATGATTATTTACTTACTGAAGCAGTAGCAAAAATCGTTGCTATCTGGAAACCGAATTTAGCAAAGGTACATTACCGTTTGAATGTTGTTGATGGTGTAGGAAAATCTTTAGGGTATTCTTGTCCTCAAGGAAGTTCACCGTTATCTCAGGGAAAGGTCTGTCAAACTCTGCTAGAAAAAGCAGGATATGTCAGCACTCCAACCAGTGGTAATGCTCTTAATCGTCAAGTTCTAAGTAAATTATTGCCCATTCCTGATGAATATAAGCTGACAGCAGATGATTATTTATCCTTTCAAGTACCTTTCTATGGAGAAATTGCAGCTATTGAAGAGCCTTTAGGAGTGTATCGAATCCACGATAGTAATCAATGGGCATTAGCAACGGTTACAGGCGATCGCTTTAAGCGTTTCGTTCTTCATGACCTGCAAAATTTCGCTTTGCTCGTCAAAAAGGCGCGAGAATTGGGATATGAGATCCCAACAGATTTAGAGCAACGTGGTGTTGGTCGTCTTTGGTCGCGAATTATCTCATTAAGACTCAATGGTCAAACCCACCCTGTAAAAAGCGATCGCCCTACCAAGTTAATCTATCAAGGAATTCGCAGTCTCTGGAAGTATTCTGATTTTAATGTTCCAAAACGTCTAGTTTATAGTATTTGGTTTATTTGGGTTGGCTTAATGCCTTTACCTTTAGCAAAACTAGCGATCGCCTGGTTATACGCACCTCACCAACGTCCGAAGCTAATTGATTGGACTGTGAATAAGTTTCGTCAGCTAGCGAGTTAA
- a CDS encoding exostosin domain-containing protein: protein MKLKIFSNRNYLLEKTLPATLKYVPIFAPFWGELSEDPKHFKKGRFQKLTEKGHSFLEMTSLEECDLAIFPYHWHLLGSNEEVYNLARQFIKKAQQLGKPVAIFFHGDWKYDENIENTIVFYTSSFQSRRKQNEFAMPEWTTDFIDQKFEGRISIRDKQTKPKVGFCGYAPPLGLPFGFKKIKAFVRLTGDMVGLSEKFYAKTGHTNRVIALSNLAKSSLIETKFITRQHFAFASKALQGSSLEAEKIKMAQKLRMEYFQNMIDSDYVVCCSGYENYSIRLYETLSCGRIPVFINTDCVLPYDFAIDWKKYCVWVDQSELSSIAEKIVDFHNNLSAEEFVNLQHRCRELWEQLISPEGFFSNLYRHLEQYNSQLNTFNK, encoded by the coding sequence ATGAAACTAAAAATATTCTCGAACCGAAATTATCTTCTAGAAAAAACTCTTCCTGCCACTCTTAAATATGTACCAATTTTTGCACCTTTCTGGGGAGAACTTTCAGAAGACCCGAAACACTTTAAAAAGGGGCGCTTTCAAAAGCTGACAGAAAAAGGTCATTCTTTCCTAGAAATGACTTCTTTAGAAGAATGCGATCTAGCTATTTTTCCTTACCACTGGCATTTGCTCGGATCAAATGAAGAAGTGTATAACCTGGCTAGACAGTTTATAAAAAAGGCACAACAATTAGGGAAGCCAGTAGCTATATTTTTCCATGGAGATTGGAAGTACGATGAAAACATAGAAAATACTATTGTTTTTTACACGTCATCTTTTCAAAGTAGAAGAAAGCAAAATGAATTTGCGATGCCAGAGTGGACCACAGATTTTATTGACCAAAAATTCGAGGGTCGAATTTCTATTCGTGATAAACAAACCAAGCCTAAAGTAGGTTTTTGTGGTTATGCACCACCTCTGGGACTTCCGTTTGGATTTAAAAAAATCAAGGCTTTTGTGCGTCTAACTGGAGATATGGTCGGGCTATCAGAAAAATTCTATGCCAAAACTGGTCATACTAATCGGGTGATAGCTTTATCCAATTTAGCTAAAAGTTCTTTAATAGAAACTAAGTTTATCACCAGGCAACATTTTGCGTTTGCTAGCAAGGCATTGCAAGGATCTTCTTTGGAAGCTGAAAAAATAAAAATGGCACAGAAACTACGAATGGAATACTTTCAGAATATGATTGATAGCGATTATGTTGTTTGTTGTAGTGGGTATGAGAATTATTCCATTCGGCTATATGAAACCTTAAGTTGTGGGCGGATTCCAGTTTTTATCAATACAGATTGTGTTCTGCCCTATGATTTTGCTATTGACTGGAAAAAGTATTGTGTTTGGGTGGATCAAAGTGAGCTTTCCTCAATCGCAGAAAAAATAGTTGATTTTCACAACAACCTTTCAGCAGAAGAGTTTGTTAATTTACAACATAGATGTCGAGAATTGTGGGAACAATTGATATCTCCTGAAGGTTTCTTCAGTAATTTGTATAGACATTTGGAGCAGTACAATTCACAGTTAAACACATTTAATAAGTAA